In the genome of Lactobacillus intestinalis, the window GCTTTGATAGTATCAGGTTCAAAGTAAGTAAAGCCTGGAACGGCAGTTGAATTAACAGCATGCATTTCACTAGCATTTAATTCAGCTAAACTTCCTAACTTGGTAAAATCATCAGCATGAATTGCGGATTCCATATCTTTTAATTCTAGATCATTACGATCAATCCACGGTTTAAAGAAAGGGGAAGTTTGAGCCAGCTGCATCCCTTTAGTAGAAGATAACTTTTTAGGTTGAGCATTTAATTCAACTGCAATCAAATGGAGATCCATCTGGGGATGTTCCTCTAAAGCATAAGCATAAGAAGATTCATCACTAGTTCCTTTATTCCAAACGGCAAAACCGCCATAAATTGACCTACTAGCAGATCCAGATCCAAGCCGAGCTAAACGAGAAAGTTCTTTTTTCGAAAGATCCAGTTCATAATAATTGCAAAACGCAGCTGCTAAAGCAGCAAAAGCGGAACTTGAGGAAGCTAGGCCTGCAGCAGTAGGAACATGGTTGATAGAGTTAACGATTAAATTATCGGTGATCCCGTATTTATTCTTCAAAAGTTCTAAATACTTAAAAACTCTATCTTTAGTAGAATTACTTTGAAGCTCTCCATTTAAAATAAATGTATTAGGTCCGTCAGTTTTTTCTAAATAAGTATCTGAATAGAATTTATCTAAGGTCATTGATAAACTTGACATTAAAGGTAGACGTAATTTTGCATCAGCTTTCCCCCAATACTTGATTAGAGCAATATTAGTATGTGCACGTGCAATCTTTTTCATTAAACTTCCTCAATCCAGTAATTAGAGATTAAATCTTTACTTTTGTCAGCAATTTGCTGAGCAATCTCACGATTATCACAAATGGCAATTACAATACCACCTAAACCACCACCTGAAAACTTAAAACCAAGGGCACCATTTGCTAAGGCAATGGTCTTAAGCTGATCTATTTTGTCAGTAGCAAGTCCAAAAGAAGCAAGAATCTCTTCGGCATCATTAAAAATTTTTCCGGCCGTTTTCTTATCTTGCTTTATCCATGCAGCTTTGAAATTATCAGCCAGTTTACCAAGTCTTTCAATCTTTTTATTAGCTTCTACTGATTCGTCAAGTTGGTGACGAACCATAGTTACAGCTTCCTTGGTGTTGCCCAATTCTCCCGTATCCATAATTAAAAGGGTAGCCCCCAATTTTGCCTGTAATTTTTGAGGGCCAATTTCTTTATTAAAAAACACCAAATAATCAGAACTAACGGTTGCTGCATCAAGTCCTGAAGCTTTTCCATGGTTAATCATTTCTGCATGATTAGTAATATCCATAATTTCACTATTGGATAAATTCAGCTTATAATAATTATCCATAGCTTTAACTGTGCCCAAAGCGACAGTGGCACTTGATCCAAATCCACGTTCCATTGGGATTTCACCGGTATAAGTAATTTTAACGTTATCTGTGCTACTTGCTTTATCCATCATTGTCTTGACAACATATTTTAAGCCATCATAATTAGCAGGTGCATCAAATAAAGGTCCGTGGTAATGAGCTGTATTCATATAAACTGGACCGTCAGTTTCTTCAACAGTTGTTTTAATGTGAAGTGCGGTAATTGGCATAGCTAAAGCATCATAACCGTAAACTACAGAATGTTCTCCAATTAAAATAACTTTTCCATGCGCTAAAAAACTACTTTTCATTTTTACCATCCTTAAGTGAGATTTATAAATTAAGTATCCATACCTATGATAAAATTAAAGTAAGGAGTTACGAACAAATGATCAAAATTCTTACAGGTCGGCAAACCGATCCATTACAAGAAAAAATTCTGGAAGAAGCAGTTGAAAACTACCAAAAAAATCCAGAATACGAAACATTCATCATTGTCCCTAATCATATTAAGTTTACCACAGAAGTTAAAGCAATAAGTAAACTTGCTATCA includes:
- the mvk gene encoding mevalonate kinase, translated to MKSSFLAHGKVILIGEHSVVYGYDALAMPITALHIKTTVEETDGPVYMNTAHYHGPLFDAPANYDGLKYVVKTMMDKASSTDNVKITYTGEIPMERGFGSSATVALGTVKAMDNYYKLNLSNSEIMDITNHAEMINHGKASGLDAATVSSDYLVFFNKEIGPQKLQAKLGATLLIMDTGELGNTKEAVTMVRHQLDESVEANKKIERLGKLADNFKAAWIKQDKKTAGKIFNDAEEILASFGLATDKIDQLKTIALANGALGFKFSGGGLGGIVIAICDNREIAQQIADKSKDLISNYWIEEV
- the mvaD gene encoding diphosphomevalonate decarboxylase produces the protein MKKIARAHTNIALIKYWGKADAKLRLPLMSSLSMTLDKFYSDTYLEKTDGPNTFILNGELQSNSTKDRVFKYLELLKNKYGITDNLIVNSINHVPTAAGLASSSSAFAALAAAFCNYYELDLSKKELSRLARLGSGSASRSIYGGFAVWNKGTSDESSYAYALEEHPQMDLHLIAVELNAQPKKLSSTKGMQLAQTSPFFKPWIDRNDLELKDMESAIHADDFTKLGSLAELNASEMHAVNSTAVPGFTYFEPDTIKAIKLVQNLREQGIECYYTIDAGPNVKVLCQLRNIKNIVKAFETSFNNVNIVVASFGSGISYLDR